From the genome of Desmodus rotundus isolate HL8 chromosome 2, HLdesRot8A.1, whole genome shotgun sequence, one region includes:
- the LOC112305419 gene encoding vomeronasal type-1 receptor 1-like, whose translation MISEDALFGILLTIQTGVGFLGNSLLFALYMYALTVPRKKKPTDGILAHLTLANALTLVFRGLPNIINAFGMRPEIGDAGCKTVLYIQRVTRSISLYTTSLQSTFQAVTIAASGCKCVWLKNKISSLLQPSLFLCWIINMVIYSVIILKTVANRNTTDVLSGYYSPFCKVNSYDLQVGVPFLSTVCIQDFLFLSLMACNSIYMVSVLYRHHQTAQHIRSSVCSSRISPEHRATHVILLLVCTFIFFYLTNSFLTAYLQFGNKRTWQLENVNNFISSCYPTICPFILIKNENRVSRLNFINKRTRTFSS comes from the coding sequence TGATTTCTGAGGATGCCCTGTTTGGGATCTTGCTCACCATTCAAACTGGTGTTGGTTTCCTGGGGAACTCCTTGCTCTTTGCTTTATACATGTACGCCCTCACTGTCCCCCGGAAGAAGAAGCCCACTGATGGGATCCTTGCCCACTTAACTTTGGCTAACGCCCTGACCCTCGTGTTCAGAGGGCTTCCAAATATAATTAATGCCTTTGGGATGAGGCCTGAGATAGGCGACGCCGGGTGTAAAACAGTGCTCTACATTCAGAGAGTTACGCGGAGTATTTCCCTGTACACCACCTCCCTCCAGAGCACGTTTCAGGCGGTGACCATTGCTGCCAGTGGCTGTAAATGCGTCTGGCTCAAGAACAAAATCTCTTCACTCCTTCAACCCTCCTTATTTCTCTGCTGGATCATCAACATGGTCATCTATTCTGTGATTATCTTAAAAACTGTGGCCAACAGGAATACCACTGATGTTCTATCTGGGTACTACAGTCCTTTTTGTAAGGTCAATAGCTATGATCTCCAGGTAGGAGTACCATTTCTCAGTACAGTGTGCATTCAagatttcctctttctctccctgatgGCCTGCAATAGCATCTACATGGTGAGTGTCCTTTACAGGCACCACCAGACAGCCCAACACATCCGCAGCAGCGTCTGCTCTTCACGAATCTCTCCTGAACACAGAGCTACGCATGTCATTCTCCTGCTGGTTTgcacttttatcttcttttacttgACCAACAGCTTTCTTACTGCTTATTTACAATTTGGAAATAAGAGGACTTGGCAACTGGAGAACGttaataactttatttcttcatgttacCCAACTATCTGTCCTTTCATactaattaaaaatgagaatagagtTTCCAGACTGAATTTCATCAATAAGAGGACCagaactttttcttcttaa